One genomic segment of Anguilla anguilla isolate fAngAng1 chromosome 2, fAngAng1.pri, whole genome shotgun sequence includes these proteins:
- the LOC118219992 gene encoding gastrula zinc finger protein XlCGF28.1-like encodes MKHESTENLVSDLMNTVMNGAGDNQAEPWQYAGEPSPNCKKEEIHDLLTSCGDLPHYCDKNSGNNMTTIVQKSRNSCRKYLLCQKINVNTEPIINSSKNPSLLNLILQNKGEIHTEEKLPKCTPCKKYFRTKSDLKLHLRIHRGRKPLKCIPCGKCFSKIADLNNHLSIHTGEKSCQCIQCGTSFSQSTTLKVHMMIHTGEKAYRCSHCGKCFPFISQLNKHHRIHTGEKPYQCIECGKCFSQSSSLNVHKMGHTGKKPYRCSHCGKCFNKISDLKTHQRIHTGEKPYKCSHCGKCFYNLSDLKTHQRIHTGEKPYRCSHCGKCFSAISHLNRHQRIHTGEKPYQCIECGKCFSQSGTLNVHKMIHTGEKPHKCSQCGKCFAKMSHLCTHQRSHTGQKPYKCSHCGKCFSSISQLNIHQRIHTGEKPYKCIECGKCFSQSGTLNIHKMIHTGEKPYKCSHCVKCFSRISYLKAHQRIHTGEKPY; translated from the coding sequence ATGAAGCATGAGTCCACTGAAAATTTAGTGAGTGATCTCATGAATACCGTGATGAATGGAGCTGGTGACAATCAGGCTGAGCCATGGCAATATGCAGGAGAGCCAAGCccaaactgtaaaaaagaagaaattcatGATTTGCTGACTAGTTGTGGGGATTTACCTCATTACTGTGACAAAAACAGTGGAAATAATATGACAACAATTGTCCAGAAAAGTAGAAATAGTTGCAGGAAATATTTACTTTGCCagaaaattaatgtaaatacTGAACCCATAATTAATTCAAGTAAAAACCCAAGCCTTTTGAATTTAATTCTacaaaataaaggtgaaattcACACAGAAGAAAAGCTGCCCAAGTGTACACCGTGCAAGAAATATTTTCGTACAAAATCTGATTTAAAGTtgcacctgagaattcatagaGGTAGAAAGCCCTTAAAATGTATTCCATGTGGAAAGTGTTTTTCCAAAATAGCTGATTTAAATAATCACCTGAgtattcatacaggtgaaaagtcATGTCAGTGCATTCAGTGTGGGACATCTTTCTCCCAATCAACCACATTGAAAGTTCACATgatgattcatacaggtgaaaaggcATACAGATGTTCTCATTGTGGAAAGTGCTTTCCCTTTATATCTCAGTTAAATAAGCACCacagaattcatacaggtgaaaagccataccaGTGCATTGagtgtgggaaatgtttttctcaATCAAGCTCATTAAATGTACACAAGATGGGTCATACAGGCAAAAAGCCCTACAGATGTTCTcattgtgggaagtgctttaaCAAAATATCTGATTTAAAGacccaccagagaattcatacaggtgaaaagccctacaaatgctctcattgtgggaagtgcttttacAATTTATCTGATTTAAAGacccaccagagaattcatacaggtgaaaagccctacagaTGTTCTcattgtgggaagtgcttttctgcaatatctcatttaaataggcaccagagaattcatacaggtgagaaGCCATACCAATGCATtgagtgtgggaagtgtttttctcaGTCAGGTACattaaatgtacataaaatgaTTCATACAGGAGAAAAGCCACACAAATGTTCTCAATGTGGAAAGTGCTTTGCCAAAATGTCTCATTTATGTACCCACCAGAGAAGTCATACAGGtcaaaagccctacaaatgttctcattgtgggaagtgcttttcctCAATATCTCAGTTAAATAttcaccagagaattcatacaggtgagaagccatacaaatgtattgagtgtgggaagtgtttttctcaGTCAGGCACATTAAATATACACAAgatgattcatacaggtgaaaagccctacaaatgttctcattgtGTGAAGTGCTTTTCCAGAATATCTTATTTAAAAgcccaccagagaattcatacaggtgagaaGCCATATTGA